A single region of the Eleginops maclovinus isolate JMC-PN-2008 ecotype Puerto Natales chromosome 4, JC_Emac_rtc_rv5, whole genome shotgun sequence genome encodes:
- the dcst2 gene encoding DC-STAMP domain-containing protein 2, giving the protein MKTEVRVQVERGRARRSFRGVLHRSAGCSDPLRSRQVRGHLVEGGCSLGAFASGLLLAALYGVSCLLLQRQPLWSCVFITLSLAAIASFGMGLSAGVRTAVCVMLPSLCAAQGRKFLLFLFMSALLSGPLTNTLENTERAAASLLCGAELAANQTQELLQRAATPLFSVLDRLREVSSNAHAAAGRVRSLIDALTDSVRHVARTLRNVLHFLVDIGDLCNAEMGSPYRKCRAVFTEARDDCSELLGEFNFLCDIVDGFLPLCSLARAGELFCIIPSYIAEHLKKRLAAPTVAAFQRMKQEFDFNISASVTFDLDANSSRSLQQISQDLMHDVSSELKLFQMLSAPLAYGGFLLLLCCFLRAVRYRRRYLRELDFDNVYLCAQFEELDRQVTCRGGASVLPITCREAKTYIRPLSLQQSARERRAVFGGVASVFKHLVMGGLLVALDFLVFWTLDQVNHQVKGDVVARAPVAVALQVNGSGYASDIFRDLVASFDVLQRGNVTVLSRKCLQPPSEPDHANCFLLGFLLGLALLVSLTGGFMQRCRRLVCASYHPERELERIWFLRQQILDQRSEEGRALRKSAAWGGVGGRGGRRLHTLLLQLPGGGHLSHLLGLSAVRCLSCGEEVRQEDDNMASCQVPQCPGVFCRPCFHSLGNMCVVCTRPLTFQEEEEEEEEEEEQEQQ; this is encoded by the exons ATGAAGACTGAGGTCCGAGTTCAGGTGGAGAGAGGCAGGGCCAGGCGCTCCTTCAGAGGAGTCCTGCACAG GTCAGCAGGCTGCTCTGACCCCCTCAGGTCGaggcaggtcagaggtcacctgGTGGAGGGGGGGTGCAGTCTGGGTGCGTTTGCTTCCGGTCTGCTGCTGGCGGCTCTGTACGGCGTTTCCTGCCTCCTCCTGCAGCGGCAGCCGCTCTGGTCCTGCGTCTTCATCACCCTCAGCCTCGCAGCCATTGCCTCCTTCGGGATGGGTCTCTCCGCCGGGGTCCGGACCGCCGTCTGCGTGATGCTGCCTTCACTGTGTGCAG CTCAGGGCAGGAAGTTCCTCCTGTTCCTGTTCATGTCGGCGCTGCTTAGCGGTCCTCTCACCAACACGCTGGAAAACACAGAGCGCGCCGCCGCCAGCCTGCTGTGTGGAGCTGAGCTCGCAGCCAATCAGACgcaagagctgctgcagagagcgGCCACGCCCCTTTTCT cggtGTTGGACAGGCTCAGGGAGGTCAGCAGTAATGCTCATGCTGCAGCCGGGCGCGTGCGGAGCCTCATCGACGCTCTGACCGACAGCGTCCGCCACGTcg CACGGactctgaggaacgtcctccACTTCCTGGTGGACATCGGGGACTTGTGCAACGCTGAAATGGGTTCCCCGTACAGGAAGTGTCGGGCGGTGTTCACCGAGGCGCGGGACGACTGCTCCGAGCTGCTTGGAGAATTCAACTTCCTGTGTGACATCGTGGACGGCTTCCTGCCGCTCTGCAGCCTCGCCCGCG CCGGCGAGCTCTTCTGCATCATCCCGTCCTATATCGCCGAGCACCTGAAGAAGCGGCTGGCAGCGC CCACGGTGGCAGCGTTCCAGCGGATGAAGCAGGAGTTTGACTTCAACATCTCGGCCTCCGTGACCTTCGACCTGGACGCCAACAGCAGCCGCTCACTGCAGCAGATTTCTCAGGACCTCATGCATGACGTTTCCTCAGAGCTGAAGCTGTTTCAGATGCTCAGCGCGCCGCTGGCATACGGAGgcttcctgctgctcctctgctgcttcctgaG GGCGGTGCGGTACAGACGCAGGTATCTCCGTGAGCTCGACTTTGATAACGTCTACCTTTGCGCTCAGTTTGAAGAGCTTGACCGTCAGGTTACCTGCAGGGGCGGAGCCTCAGTGCTGCCAATCACTTGCAGGGAGGCCAAGACCTACATCAGACCAc TGTCCCTGCAGCAGTCGGCCCGGGAGCGGCGGGCCGTGTTTGGGGGCGTCGCCTCGGTGTTCAAACACCTGGTGATGGGAGGCCTGCTGGTGGCGCTGGACTTCCTGGTGTTCTGGACGCTGGACCAGGTGAACCACCAGGTTAAGGGGGACGTGGTGGCTCGAG CCCCGGTGGCGGTGGCGTTGCAGGTGAACGGATCCGGTTACGCTTCGGACATCTTCAGGGATCTGGTGGCGTCGTTCGACGTCCTGCAGCGAGGGAACGTCACGGTACTCAGCAGGAAGTGCCTGCAGCCGCCTTCGGAGCCCGACCACGCCAACTGCTTCCTGCTGG GTTTCCTGTTGGGTCTGGCTCTGCTCGTATCTCTGACCGGAGGATTCATGCAGCGCTGCAGACGACTGGTCTGTGCTTCATATCATCCAGAGAGAGagctg GAAAGAATCTGGTTCCTCCGGCAGCAAATCCTGGACCAGAGGAGTGAGGAGGGGAGAGCCCTGAGGAAGTCTGCAGCCTGGGGGGGagtaggaggaagaggggggaggcgccttcacactctgctgctgca GTTACCTGGCGGGGgtcacctgtctcacctgctGGGTCTGTCTGCAGTCCGCTGTCTGTCCTGTGGGGAGGAGGTGAGACAGGAGGACGACAACATGGCCTCCTGCCAGGTTCCGCAGTGTCCAG GCGTGTTCTGTCGGCCATGTTTCCACAGTTTGGGAAACATGTGTGTTGTCTGCACTCGTCCCCTGACCTtccaggaagaggaggaggaggaggaggaggaggaggagcaggagcagcagtGA
- the LOC134862765 gene encoding putative C-type lectin domain family 20 member A has translation MQRGGLVLVLISGCVMVARLQSVDLIRHFYVIEESKSWTDAQSHCRDKYTDLATIQSLTQNHEAHNLALTGGPFWIGLFNCSWKWSGEDRLAEMEDAFENWDGGNQELLCGTLSKDRKWRSADCTDQNYMFCSNEADSELDVERDQLLDVETDQLLVSTGSAEDQKHILVQRTMSWAEAQRHCRADHTDLSSIRSKEENSDLSSRLQNLNTVDKAWIGLHRDCWTWSDGSGPPFRMWAGKLSSDENKDCVVMGSDARWTSEDCTKDYGFICYQDKRHTALRSVKVRLRAGSADLSDPELQDAILRQLQQKLEVAGVTQGVKLSWRRQPDRSIFTKEEEEE, from the exons ATGCAGAGAGGAGGACTGGTGCTGGTGCTGATCTCAG GTTGTGTCATGGTGGCCCGGCTTCAGTCGGTCGATCTGATCAGACATTTCTACGTCATTGAGGAGTCAAAGAGCTGGACGGATGCTCAGAGTCACTGCAGGGACAAATACACCGACCTCGCCACCATCCAGAGTCTGACCCAGAACCACGAGGCCCACAACCTGGCGCTGACAGGAGGACCATTCTGGATCGGACTCTTCAACTGCAGCTGGAAGTGGTCCGGGGAGGACCGCTTGGCTGAGATGGAAGACGCGTTCGAGAACTGGGATGGAGGAAATCAGGAGCTGCTGTGTGGGACTCTATCTAAGGACAGAAAGTGGCGCTCAGCAGACTGCACGGACCAGAACTACATGTTCTGTTCCAACG AGGCGGATTCAGAGCTGGATGTAGAGAGGGATCAGTTGCTGGATGTAGAGACGGATCAGTTGCTGGTCTCCACTGGTTCAGCTGAagaccaaaaacacatcctgGTGCAACGAACGATGAGCTGGGCGGAGGCTCAGAGGCACTGCAGGGCCGATCACACCGACCTGAGCAGCATCAGGAGCAAGGAAGAGAACAGCGACCTCTCCAGTCGGCTGCAGAACCTGAATACAGTAGACAAAGCGTGGATAGGTTTGCACCGAGACTGCTGGACCTGGTCTGACGGGAGCGGCCCCCCCTTCAGGATGTGGGCAGGTAAACTGTCTTCGGACGAGAACAAAGACTGCGTGGTAATGGGCTCGGATGCTAGGTGGACCTCTGAAGACTGCACCAAGGACTACGGCTTCATCTGTTACCAAG ATAAGAGACACACAGCGCTGAGGTCGGTGAAGGTCCGGCTGAGGGCAGGATCTGCAGACCTGAGCGACCCGGAGCTGCAGGACGCCATCttgagacag ctgcagcagaagcTGGAGGTGGCAGGAGTCACACAGGGGGTGAAGCTGAGCTGGAGGAGGCAGCCTGACAGGAGCATCTTCAccaaggaggaagaggaggagtag
- the LOC134862632 gene encoding S-antigen protein-like encodes LPLRTRGQEDKRTGGQEDRRTGGQEDKRTRGQEDRKTRRQEDKRTGGQEDRRTGGQEDKRTRGQEDRKTRRQDDKRTGGQEDRRTGGQEDKRTRRQEYKRTGEQEDKRTRGQEDRRKGEKKDKRTGGQEDKKTRRQENRRTRGQENRRTGRQEDKKTRGQEDRRTGRQEDKRTGGKEKRRTRGQEDRRKAGQENRRKGRQEERRTGGHNDRRTGKQEDKRTGGKEDKRTRGQEERKTRGQEDRRTRGKEERRTGGQEDKRTRGREDKRTGGKQDKRTGGKENRRKGEQEDKRKGEQEDTMTGGQENRRTRGQEDRRTRGHEDRRTGGKENRRTRGKENRRTQ; translated from the coding sequence ctTCCACTGAGGAcaagaggacaggaggacaagaggacaggaggacaagaggacaggaggacaggaggacaggaagacAAGAGGACAAGAGGACAAGAGGACAGGAAGACAAGAAGACAAGAAGACAAGAGAACAGGAGGAcaagaggacaggaggacaggaggacaggaagacAAGAGGACAAGAGGACAAGAGGACAGGAAGACAAGAAGACAAGACGACAAGAGAACAGGAGGACAAGaggacaggagaacaggaggacaggaagacAAGAGGACAAGAAGACAAGAGTACAAGAGGACAGGAGAACAGGAAGACAAGAGGACAAGAGGAcaagaggacaggaggaaaggagaaaagaaggacaagaggacaggaggacaggaagacAAGAAGACAAGACGACAAGAGAACAGGAGGACAAGaggacaggagaacaggaggacaggaagacAAGAGGACAAGAAGACAAGAGGAcaagaggacaggaggacaggaagacaagaggacaagaggacaggaggaaaggagaaaagaaggacaagaggacaggaggacaggaggaaagcaggacaggagaacaggaggaaaGGACGACAGGAAgaaaggagaacaggaggacataatgacaggaggacaggaaaacaggaggacaagaggacaggaggaaaggaagacaagaggacaagaggacaggaggaaaggaagacaagaggacaagaggacaggaggacaagaggaaaggaggaaaggagaacaggaggacaaGAGGACAAGAGGACAAGAGGACGGGAGGAcaagaggacaggaggaaagCAGGAcaagaggacaggaggaaaggagaacaggaggaaaggagaacaggaggacaagaggaaaggagaacaggaggacacaatgacaggaggacaggaaaaCAGGAGGACAcgaggacaggaggacaggaggacacgAGGACACGaggacaggagaacaggaggaaaggagaacaggaggacaagaggaaaggagaacaggaggacacaatga